The genomic interval ATGGCCTTAAATCAGTAACCCGGCAAATTTGTGAGGGCAATACTTATACAAAGGCATAGTTTTTGAGGCGTATCAAGCCGAGTAAACACCCTCTTCAGCAACATATTTCTTCTGTGCAAGATCCATCATTTTTCTTGTAAACAGTACAGAGTAAATAGCTACTATTATGCCGAATATTAAGGACCCCCAGGCCGCAAGGGTCAGGTCTCCGTTGGCAGTAGCAATATCTATAGTTTTCATAAGCCCGGTGTGTACAGAAAGGGAATGCGTGCCATATATATTTGGCCAGTATTCTCCTATCATTAACCCTCCCCATGCACTGTTTATTGTGGATGATATTCCACTGATGAGATATGGGAATGTAGAAGGAATTATTACCTTTCTCATTTTTTTGAAATACCCGAGTTTGAGATTTTTTGTAATTTCCCAATATTCAGATGGCATTGCCTTTACCCCCATCCAGAAGGAATAGAATACATAATAAAAGGTACTGACAAACCCGAGCGATAACACGTAGAGTTCATTGGTAAATCCTCCAAATAAACTTAACATGAATGGTTCTGTCAAGATAAACAGAAATGGGAAATAAATAGGAGCCGGATAAGCACTCAAAGATTGTATGATCGGTATCCAGTATTTTTCTGCCCTTTTATTCACAGCCAGATAATATCCAAGGAATATAGCTATTACCATGGATACCAGAAGTATTGATCCCACCCGGACATAGTCAAATCCCAGCCCTGTTAACAGAAATGGGGTTTTGTTGAATAATATACTCCATTCTGATGGCTTGACTGAAATTATTAAAGAGACAACGCCGTATAATAAAGCAATCAATATGATTATGCCAATTGAAGCATAGATGTATTTATACCTCTTCTGCTTCTTTTCCTTCTTCTCATATGTTTGCTCATGTTTGTCGCCCTCTCTGTATTTATAGTATCTTGCCAGCCTTGTGAGTGGATTTTTTGAAAGTGCCGCAAAAACCCTTGCTGTTTCCCTTAGATTTAGCCTGCCACGTTTCATTACAGGGGCATCTGTATCCAGTGTATACCTGCCAACTGCGTATTTGCTGAATTCCCTTAATACAATAACAATTGCCACTATTACTATGCCCAGTATAAGAAGCGCCATTTCTATATTAAAGAGCTGTGCACCGGCTACAAATGTATCCAGTACTGACCCTATGCCGAAGGTCTGGTATGTATGTACACCCACCTCAAAAACTTCGCTGACAGTTATATAAAAAAAACCGTTGGACACACTTGGAAAGAGGTTTGCAGTAATACGTGGCACAGAAAAAGGAATATAAAGGTACCGTAGCCTTGAGAATAGACCGAATCTGGAGTTTTCTACAACTTCAACCATTTCACGGGGAACCGTTTTAAAAGCCTGGTACTCTCCCATCCAGATATTCCATACTACAGCGGTAAACACCAGAAAATCTGCGGCAAGTTCAACACCCAGTGTACCGCCAACATGTGTAATGAATATCACCAGAACAACTGGAAAGAATGTAATTACCGGAATTGATTCAAATACTTCAATAAGAATGATATATATATTCTCAAAGAATTTGGATTTAATTGAGGCATATGCCAGAAACCAGCCTGTAAGTATGGAAAGCAGTATGAGCCCGATTACACGTCCTGCTGTGGCAAGCACAGCCAGTATTATTAGTATTATCGCATCCATAATTACACCTCATTTCTTCTTCCTCGGCGGTGTCAGATAGCTATAAAGCATATCTAAATTTGCATTAAATTCATCACTTCTCGGGCTCCTTGGCCTTTGCATCGTAACCTGTACTTTGCTGATAACAGTTGCGGGTATATTATTCAATATATATATTTCATCTGCAAGTTCCAGAACTTCTGTAAGGTTATGTGAGACCATTATAACTGATTTTAGTGGAGTTTCTCCGCTGAAAAGTATGTTGTATATATCCTGCCTTAGACCTTCAGCGGTAAGTTCATCAAGATGCGCAAATGGCTCATCCATGAGAAAGACATATGGGTCTGCAGCAAAAGCCCTTGCTATTGCAACCCTCTGGCGCATTCCCCCGCTCATTTCCTTCGGATATAAATCCTCAAAACCATCAAGCCCGACCCTTGACAATGACACTGTGGCTTTCTCTTCCATTTCATCCTTTGTCATATTCTTTGTCTTCATGGAAAGCATGACGTTCTCTTTTGCATCCATCCATGGAAATGTTACTATAGACTGATGAATCAATGCAACCTCCGGAGTAGGTTCATACAATGGTTTTCCCATTAACCTGACAATGCCTTTATCCGGTTTTAAAAATCCGCCTAATATGCGCAAAAGTGTTGATTTCCCGATTCCCGATGGGCCTATAATAGCAATAAATTTTCCGGGTTCAGCTTCAATATTTATATTTTCAAATACATCATAACCATTGTCGTATGAAAAATATATTCCCTCTGCCTCCAGAATTGAATTCGTTACATTTTCATCCTTAATTCCCATTTCCATTATGATTCACCCGCTGGTGAAAATACCCCCGATCATAATGGTTATTAATTGAATATTATTTTATTATTAACTCACGAGGCTATCTCCAACTTGGTATTAAAATAATATATATAACATTATCCCGTATCAAACTCTGGAAATTATATAATAAAAATCATTGTTTATTTTTAAAGAAATGCCACCATCCGGATTGTTTTTTATCAACTTTATTCTTTTTGCCAGATTTAACTCCGTTTACAGGTTCCAGCATTACATCACCGCCAACAAAAATAAAACCAAGGGTGATATTATCTATATTTTTGTTAACCCAGTCGTTATCCCTGTATTCCCTGAACTTGTCGTTCGAGACTATAAGGCAATTTTTTTCCCGGGCATAATCAAGTATAAATGTATCTGCTTTTATTCCTGATGGAGAGAGAATTAGCTTTTTGTTTGCAAGCATCCGGTTAAATTTATCTTTTTCGTCTATAATGTACCTGATATTGGCATCACATATTGTTATAATTTCTGAGGCTTTTAATTCTTTCAATTTTCTTATAACTTCCAGTATATTGCCGAGCACGGCAGTTTTCTTATCAGAATCTTTATGCCCGTAAAGAGCAACATTGCTCCCATCTATAATTACCGTTGCTCCTGAAATTTTATTTTCAAACATAAGTCAACTTAAATGTAAAATAAAATAAATAGGTTTTCTTAAATGTTTAATCTCCCAGTTCTTTTAATTCTTTTTTAGAGAATAATATTTCCTTTAATTCCCTGTCAAGTTCCGGGTCATTTCTCCTGAGGTATTCCAGCAGCAATGAGAAATGTTCTTTTTCATCGTCCCTGTTATGCTTTATTACTTCCTTCAATACAGGATCCTTTGATGCATCCAATCTCTCATCATAGAACATTATTGCCTGCATTTCCTCTATTAGCGATTGCCTTGCTCTTGACATATCCTTTGTCTTTTCATCCAGATCCTTTCCTACTTCATATACCGGCATGAAATATACAATCCAATTTCCAATATAAATTTATTGTATATATAAAAAGAGCCATTCATTTTAATATAAATTTTATAACATAAAATGACTGGAAAATATTGATTATTATGTGCTTTAAGGTCATTGTTATGAAAATATCAATATATTTGTATCAGAGATTCTAACAGATATAGAATAATTTTTGACAATGGTGTAATGATAAGCATTGATACAATCCATATCATACCAGAAATTTCACATATATAATACAGTAACTGCACAGGCAGCAAGGCCAGGGGATTACGGCCGTACAATGGGAGAATTATTATATTTATTAACCTAGAATCGATACCATGTTATGGCAAACAGGATAGAACAGATTATGAAATTTTCGGATGACCTGGAAACACTGAATAAAATGTTTGAACAGAACGAGAATTTATTTGCATACTTAGGCATAAAAATAACAAAAATTAGCAAGGGCTATTGCGAACTATCACTTCCATACAGTGAAAAAATAACCCGTGCCGGGAATGTTCTACATGGTGGCATAATGATGACCGCTGTGGATTATGCAGGCGGAATAACCACGATGACGGTAAACGATGGAATGGACCAGGTAACACAGGAAGTAAAAGTTAATTTTCTAGCTCCCATGTCAGAGGGGCCGTTTAGAATAGAGGGGAAAGCGATAAAAGCTGGAAGAACGGCAGTCATAGTGGAAATAAAGCTATTTGACTCTGAGGGCAAGTTGGGAATAGTGGCTCTTGGAACATGGTATGTGATAAGGGACAGGATAATAAAAAAGAGCTAATGCTATCAATGCCTAACGCAAAATAATTATAGGTATCCCATATATTAATTTATGAAAGGTGTAGAAATAGCATTTCAGACTAACAAAGATGGTGAAAATGACATAGTCACCGCACTGGGGAATCTAACAGGCAATTATTTCAAAAATGAGGAAAACATGGATATAACATGGAGGATTTTCCACGTAACACTTGATAAGGAAAAATACTACAGGGTTTTATATAAAGGAGAAAAGATATCTGAACTGCACCCTGAAAACAGGAAAAAAATAAAGGAAAAATTTGATCAATTGAGCAGGACAGATTATAATGCACTCATGGCTCAATATGAAAAAGAATCAAGAAAACAGGGCTTTGAAAAAATCGGAATAAAAGAGCTTACAGAGGAATACGATCTCTGGCAGGACCCGCTCTGGAATTATATTTAATCATTCTTTGTCACTATAATATCGAGGCCACGCCATTTTAATTTGTAGCCAAGGGCTGGAAGAACCCGTTCAGGTATAAGCCCCTGGCTCTCAACATAATCGAACATTTTTTCCGTCTGTGGATATAGCTTCTCCAGTTCTTTCTTGATTGAATCAACTGAATTGTCATCAAGCTCACCATTTAACTTCTTTTTTGCCGAATATTTTTCCGATAGTATTAATTTCAATGCAGGAAAATCTATGTCTTCGTAGAATGCTATTTCATCCTTCATTTTTTTGTCCTTCTGCCTTAAAATGAATATATTTTCCCAGTTTACTTTACCCTTAAGATTCTCCTTTATCTCATTATCCTGTCTGGCGTATGTTTTTCCTGTAATATTTATGTAAACAGTTTTATCCCCTATTTTCATTACGTAATCCGGAAAATAAACGGTTCCGTTTACTATCAAGGGTTGTGCCTTTTCAACAAAATCGTAATTTATGCTGTCAGTTTTATTGGATTCAGGAAGGTAATAGGAAACTGTGTCACTGAGTTTAAGTTTGTATACCTTTACGGTTTTTTCGAATTTGTCTTTGATTTTTATATCTGCCTCTATTGCCCAGTTTTCCAGCTGGCTTATTTTATGTATTAACATGGCAAATCTTGAACCGTAACGTTCAGGCGATTCAAACATTTCAAGCGGCCCGGTAATTTTAATGGATTTCAATTTACTTCCATCTATCTGCGCCGTAAACAATAACCCAAGCCGTTTAATTGATGTGATTGTATAGCTCCAGTCTGATGAAGTAGTAATATAGAGTGTACTGCACCTCATCATTATTGTCTCAACCTGTTCAAGGTTGTAAGCCCTTGCAATTTCAATGTTGCTTGCAGAATACGCCTGATGGAGCACGAGTTCACTTTCTTTATCCGCATAAAGCCCGTTGATTATTTCATCCATGCTGAGGCCATATTTTTCTTCCACAGGCTTGAGAATATTCCTTTTTTCATCCTGATTTACCGGCGGTATCCTGGCTATTTTAAAAACATCCTCACGCAATGCAGGGGCATCAACATCCACCGGCGGTTCAAAAATAGAATTTCTGAAAAATAGGAGGGAGAGAGCCCTTATAGTTTTCGTACTTGATGAATTTAGCTCTAATTCCTTAAGTGCCTTCAGTATTGTTTCCCTATTGTTCCCTGTATTTTCATTAAAAACAGTTTTCACACTATCTATATAGTCACTGTTTTCATCTGATAAAAATACAGGAAATACAAGCCCTGTTTTAAGTTTACGCACTATCATTAAGTCCGACGGGAACACCTTTTCTCCTCCTCCTGGAAGTTCCATACTCCGTTGTGCCGGAGGATACCAGCTCGTATAAATAGCTGGCTTTTCCCTCGGAAGGCCGGAGTATTCTGCCCAATCTCTGCCTGAACTGCCTTGTGCTGCCAGAACCACTCATTATAATGGCTATAGATGCGTCAGGCACATCAACGCCCTCGTCAAGAATCCTTGATGTGGCCAGTACTGTAATTTCACCTGATTTAAACATTTCCAGATATTTTTTACGTTCTTTTCCTGATGTCATGTATGTAAGCGCAGGGACAAGAAATTCTCTGGATATCAGATATGCAGTGGAGGTATCTTCTGAAAATATTATTATTTTTTCGCCCGCATGCTTGCTCAGCAAATATTTGAGGTACTCCACCTTTCTCTCTGCGTTGAATGCGATTTCCCTTGATTTTCTCCATGCCATGAGCGCTTCTTTCCCTTCAGCACTCCATGATGACCGGATCAAATCTTCAAAATTCATATTCCCGTTGATCTTTATGTCCCTTTTTCTAAGGTAGGATAAAAATATAGTATGGTTTTTCTCATATTCTATTTCGTCTTCATCGGTGAGGTCTATGGGTATTCTTACAATTTTATAATTGGAAATAAAATCATTCAGCTCTTCATATCCCAGTTCAAAAACCTTGCCGCCCATATATTTTTCCAGCACCTCATGCAGTTTGTCATCCCTTTCATATGTTGCTGTAAGACCCAATCTATAGGGCGATGCATAATATTTTGCTATCTGTAAATAGCTTTCCGAAGCCATGTGGTGGACTTCGTCCGCTATTATAAACTTAAAACGGTTTCCGAGGCTTTCAGCCATTAAATAGGCAGAATCGTAGGTCGATACTGAAATGTCCCTGATTTCTTTTTCGCCGCCACCGATTTGCCCCACTTCCACATTTAGAAGATCCCTCAATTTCTCCCTCCACTGGATTATAAGCTCTATTGTCGGTGCCAGAATTATTGTGGGAACTTTAAGCATGGTAATTGCATATATACCCAGTATAGTCTTTCCCGCTGCGGTCGGGAGAACAATTGTCCCTGAGTAATTATTTCGCTGCCACATCTCAAGTGATTTTTTCTGGTATGGCCTGAGGTTTATTTCAGAACTAATTTCGAGTTTTTTATCCTTAAAAACATTGTCAATGATTCCCGGCTTCTTTATGATATCTACATAACGGTAAGCTAGAGCCCTGTATTTTTTAATTCGTTCATCGTATGAAAATATGCCAGAGTAATTCTCATCAGATATTATACTTCCGGCTTTGAAATATATTTCCATGAATCTATATATGAAATCGTTTAATAAGTTTGTCCATTGGATTCCCCAAAAATCTTGTTTCTTGGAGCACCTTCAAGTATGGATTTTCCGTAATCTGTGGTATCCTTAAAGGCTTTCATCTCTACAAAATCTTTAAAAGCTTCACGTGATTTCCATTCTGTGTAAATCATATATTCACGTGGCGAATCTACTTCCTGGTATAATTTGCCATCTACAAATCCAGTTTCCGGTTTGCTTTTAAGCAATTCTAAAACATTGTTGAAAGTTTTAACAAAATCATCGTTATGCCCTTCTTTAACTTTGTAATACAAACCTACATGGATCATAAAAAGATATGGTTTTACAACTAATAAATATTATGGAAAAATAAAAAAATTAATAGTCTCCGCCTGGAGGCATTCCGCCTGCTCCGCCAGGTGAACCACCCTTTGATGACTTTGTTGCTATTACGTCATCAATTCTGAGTATCATCACCGCAGCTTCTGTTGATGCTTCTACTGCCTGCTTCCCTATCCTGATCGGCTCTATGACTCCAGCTTTTTCCATGTCCTCGACATTTCCAGAAAAGACATTCACTCCGAATGTTTTGTGCCCATTTGCATGTTCACTCCTTATTTTTATAAGTATGTCTATTGGGTCGAGTCCTGCATTTTCAGCCAGAGCCCTGGGTATTTCCTCAAGTGCGTCTGCGAACTTTTCTATTGCAAGCTGTTGTCTTCCACCAACTTTAGTAGCGTAGCTTCTAAGATTAAATGCTATTTCTTCAGCAGCGGATCCACCGCCTGTTGTATATGCCCCATCTTCAACGGCTGCTGCTACTACGTGTAGAGAGTCTGT from Ferroplasma acidiphilum carries:
- a CDS encoding DUF790 family protein, with the protein product MFPSDLMIVRKLKTGLVFPVFLSDENSDYIDSVKTVFNENTGNNRETILKALKELELNSSSTKTIRALSLLFFRNSIFEPPVDVDAPALREDVFKIARIPPVNQDEKRNILKPVEEKYGLSMDEIINGLYADKESELVLHQAYSASNIEIARAYNLEQVETIMMRCSTLYITTSSDWSYTITSIKRLGLLFTAQIDGSKLKSIKITGPLEMFESPERYGSRFAMLIHKISQLENWAIEADIKIKDKFEKTVKVYKLKLSDTVSYYLPESNKTDSINYDFVEKAQPLIVNGTVYFPDYVMKIGDKTVYINITGKTYARQDNEIKENLKGKVNWENIFILRQKDKKMKDEIAFYEDIDFPALKLILSEKYSAKKKLNGELDDNSVDSIKKELEKLYPQTEKMFDYVESQGLIPERVLPALGYKLKWRGLDIIVTKND
- a CDS encoding DEAD/DEAH box helicase, giving the protein MEIYFKAGSIISDENYSGIFSYDERIKKYRALAYRYVDIIKKPGIIDNVFKDKKLEISSEINLRPYQKKSLEMWQRNNYSGTIVLPTAAGKTILGIYAITMLKVPTIILAPTIELIIQWREKLRDLLNVEVGQIGGGEKEIRDISVSTYDSAYLMAESLGNRFKFIIADEVHHMASESYLQIAKYYASPYRLGLTATYERDDKLHEVLEKYMGGKVFELGYEELNDFISNYKIVRIPIDLTDEDEIEYEKNHTIFLSYLRKRDIKINGNMNFEDLIRSSWSAEGKEALMAWRKSREIAFNAERKVEYLKYLLSKHAGEKIIIFSEDTSTAYLISREFLVPALTYMTSGKERKKYLEMFKSGEITVLATSRILDEGVDVPDASIAIIMSGSGSTRQFRQRLGRILRPSEGKASYLYELVSSGTTEYGTSRRRRKGVPVGLNDSA
- a CDS encoding PaaI family thioesterase codes for the protein MANRIEQIMKFSDDLETLNKMFEQNENLFAYLGIKITKISKGYCELSLPYSEKITRAGNVLHGGIMMTAVDYAGGITTMTVNDGMDQVTQEVKVNFLAPMSEGPFRIEGKAIKAGRTAVIVEIKLFDSEGKLGIVALGTWYVIRDRIIKKS
- a CDS encoding DUF2004 domain-containing protein, whose amino-acid sequence is MKGVEIAFQTNKDGENDIVTALGNLTGNYFKNEENMDITWRIFHVTLDKEKYYRVLYKGEKISELHPENRKKIKEKFDQLSRTDYNALMAQYEKESRKQGFEKIGIKELTEEYDLWQDPLWNYI
- a CDS encoding antibiotic biosynthesis monooxygenase family protein; the encoded protein is MIHVGLYYKVKEGHNDDFVKTFNNVLELLKSKPETGFVDGKLYQEVDSPREYMIYTEWKSREAFKDFVEMKAFKDTTDYGKSILEGAPRNKIFGESNGQTY
- a CDS encoding ABC transporter ATP-binding protein — its product is MEMGIKDENVTNSILEAEGIYFSYDNGYDVFENINIEAEPGKFIAIIGPSGIGKSTLLRILGGFLKPDKGIVRLMGKPLYEPTPEVALIHQSIVTFPWMDAKENVMLSMKTKNMTKDEMEEKATVSLSRVGLDGFEDLYPKEMSGGMRQRVAIARAFAADPYVFLMDEPFAHLDELTAEGLRQDIYNILFSGETPLKSVIMVSHNLTEVLELADEIYILNNIPATVISKVQVTMQRPRSPRSDEFNANLDMLYSYLTPPRKKK
- a CDS encoding NYN domain-containing protein, with protein sequence MFENKISGATVIIDGSNVALYGHKDSDKKTAVLGNILEVIRKLKELKASEIITICDANIRYIIDEKDKFNRMLANKKLILSPSGIKADTFILDYAREKNCLIVSNDKFREYRDNDWVNKNIDNITLGFIFVGGDVMLEPVNGVKSGKKNKVDKKQSGWWHFFKNKQ
- a CDS encoding ferritin family protein; translated protein: MPVYEVGKDLDEKTKDMSRARQSLIEEMQAIMFYDERLDASKDPVLKEVIKHNRDDEKEHFSLLLEYLRRNDPELDRELKEILFSKKELKELGD
- a CDS encoding ABC transporter permease subunit; translated protein: MDAIILIILAVLATAGRVIGLILLSILTGWFLAYASIKSKFFENIYIILIEVFESIPVITFFPVVLVIFITHVGGTLGVELAADFLVFTAVVWNIWMGEYQAFKTVPREMVEVVENSRFGLFSRLRYLYIPFSVPRITANLFPSVSNGFFYITVSEVFEVGVHTYQTFGIGSVLDTFVAGAQLFNIEMALLILGIVIVAIVIVLREFSKYAVGRYTLDTDAPVMKRGRLNLRETARVFAALSKNPLTRLARYYKYREGDKHEQTYEKKEKKQKRYKYIYASIGIIILIALLYGVVSLIISVKPSEWSILFNKTPFLLTGLGFDYVRVGSILLVSMVIAIFLGYYLAVNKRAEKYWIPIIQSLSAYPAPIYFPFLFILTEPFMLSLFGGFTNELYVLSLGFVSTFYYVFYSFWMGVKAMPSEYWEITKNLKLGYFKKMRKVIIPSTFPYLISGISSTINSAWGGLMIGEYWPNIYGTHSLSVHTGLMKTIDIATANGDLTLAAWGSLIFGIIVAIYSVLFTRKMMDLAQKKYVAEEGVYSA